The following proteins come from a genomic window of Acinetobacter baumannii:
- the dapC gene encoding succinyldiaminopimelate transaminase encodes MNSSLSLLHPYPFEKLNQLFKDITPANLPLIPLSIGEPKHPAPEFVKQAIIDNFNHLSTYPNSKGLPELRQSIADWLTKRFKLNSISAENHILPVSGTREGIFSFVQALINREDAPYVVMPNPFYQIYEGAALLAGAKPYFINCTEENGYLGDFDAVPAEVWEKTALLFVCTPGNPTGTVLSKEQFKKLIALSDQYNFVIASDECYSELWFDQAPTGLLEVCAELGRDDYKNCIVFHSLSKRSNLPGMRSGFVAGDAALLKPYLQYRTYHGAAMPVQHQLASIAAWNDESHVEENRKQYRAKFDLFQSELGHLLPLQKPDAGFYYWLKVDNDETFAKMLMEKAHIKVLPGRYLSRDTEQGNPGANHVRMALVADLAQCEEVVKRLKAIL; translated from the coding sequence ATGAACTCTAGCTTGTCGTTATTACACCCGTATCCATTTGAAAAGTTAAACCAACTTTTTAAGGATATTACCCCAGCGAACCTTCCCTTGATTCCTCTATCAATTGGCGAACCTAAGCATCCAGCACCAGAGTTTGTTAAACAGGCTATTATTGATAACTTTAACCATTTATCAACTTATCCAAACAGCAAAGGCTTACCTGAGCTTCGCCAGAGTATTGCAGACTGGCTAACTAAACGCTTTAAACTTAACAGTATTAGCGCTGAAAACCACATTTTGCCAGTGTCTGGTACGCGTGAAGGAATTTTCTCTTTTGTTCAAGCATTAATTAACCGTGAAGATGCACCGTATGTGGTAATGCCGAACCCGTTTTATCAAATTTATGAAGGTGCTGCTTTACTCGCAGGTGCAAAGCCATACTTCATTAATTGCACAGAAGAAAATGGCTATTTAGGTGACTTTGATGCTGTGCCAGCAGAAGTTTGGGAAAAAACAGCCCTTCTTTTTGTATGTACACCGGGTAACCCAACAGGTACTGTGCTTTCTAAAGAACAATTTAAAAAGCTGATTGCCTTATCTGATCAATATAATTTCGTTATTGCGTCTGATGAATGCTATTCAGAACTTTGGTTTGACCAAGCTCCTACGGGTTTATTAGAAGTATGTGCGGAACTTGGCCGTGATGACTACAAAAACTGTATCGTTTTTCATTCACTTTCAAAACGCTCAAATTTACCAGGTATGCGTTCAGGTTTTGTAGCGGGCGATGCTGCTTTATTAAAGCCATATTTGCAATACCGTACCTATCACGGCGCAGCAATGCCAGTACAACATCAGCTTGCCTCAATTGCAGCATGGAATGATGAAAGCCATGTTGAAGAAAACCGTAAGCAATATCGTGCAAAATTTGACTTATTTCAATCTGAGCTAGGTCATTTGCTTCCATTACAAAAACCAGATGCTGGTTTTTACTATTGGTTAAAAGTGGATAATGATGAAACTTTTGCCAAAATGCTGATGGAAAAAGCACATATTAAAGTCTTACCGGGCCGTTATTTATCTCGTGATACCGAACAAGGTAACCCTGGAGCTAACCATGTACGTATGGCGTTAGTGGCAGATTTAGCTCAATGTGAAGAAGTAGTTAAGCGTTTAAAAGCGATTCTGTAA